The DNA region TGTTTCATCCTGGCACAGGAGAGGTTGAAGTTATCGCTGATGATAAGGGTCGCAGAAGCATCCCTAGTGTGGTGTCATTCACCACCGCTGGTGTGTTTTCTGGTCACGAGGGTCAGGAATTATCAGACATAAATCCTCAAAACACAATTTATGACGGCAAGAGATTTATAGGGAAGATTTTTGACCGTGACACTTTAGAGCGAGAGAGTGCACGATATCCCTTTAAGGTAAACATTTAACCTGCAGCAGGCCTTAAATTAATGCTTAACggcattgtgtttttatttaagttttatgGCTTATTTCTATTTTGCAGGTGGTATTTAACAATGGGAGTGCAGAGTTTTTGGTCTCTACAAATGGCACCTTCACAGTAACTCCTGAATTCATCGGATCCCGACTGCTTCTGAAAATGAGAAAGATGGCAGAGAAACAATTGGGAGTTATTATTGAAAAAGCCGTTATATCTGTGCCAGCAGAGTTTGATGAGAGGCAAAGAAACTACACCATAAGAGCTGCTAAGCTCGCTGGTtagtagattttttttactattaaaaaGTGACCTTGCTtgctaaagtatttttttatttaccattttctacataaaatcatactaCTTAATGTAAAGGAAATTCTGTGATAATATAACCTTGGTATCTTTAATATAGACTGAGTAGGGTCAAagaatgaaatcaaactttgatgctcctgaTCTCATACGTCATCTTGTCTATTTTGGTCATTATAAAATAGTCCAGTAATAAGTCATTGTCTTTTTGTCTTTACCAAGGGCTTGACATTTTGCGTGTGATCAATGAACCCACAGCAGCAGCGATGGCTTATGGACTGCACAAGGCAGAAGTTTTTAATGTGCTGGTGGTGGACCTGGGAGGAGGAACACTAGATGTGTCGCTTCTTAATAAGCAGGGTGGCATGTTTCTCACCAGAGCAATGGCTGGTCAGTATATGCACTGAAATATGATTGAAAGAATGAATAGAAAAAGGTGTTGTTACTTTTAATTTTGATTACCTGCTGACCTATTGATGTTTTCCACCAAGGTTATTATTGTAAACTAAAACTATTGTTAACTAACCTTTTAACTGTCACCTCCCCCTTTTTaatcgtgtgtgtgtggggggttATGTGCACATTCAAATGAATTTAACTCTGTCATTCTTTGGTCTAGATGCAAAATTTTGGTCTCTTTTTAAGgaagacattttaaagtttttcacTGAAATGTTTGAAGTTGTGAattttaaattacaaaatagTTATTAAATAGCAATAaagtatgtattttatattttaaaaacataaaaatgaaaatggttTACACccaaaatgctaaaataaaataaagccaCAAGTATAAATTACTTCTGAatcaaatttcaagttaaaatcacacTCTTAGTGTTTTTCCAGCAAAGGCCACTAGTTGTCAATGGTTAGCGGCATAATCTTgtcataaattaataaattactgtcactggattattattaatgcaaaaacggttttgaaatatgaaaactatattcttagagctttccagaAATATGTAGGTTATCAAGATTTTTGAAGATTCATTTGAAGAATATTACAATTTTGAATATATAAGAATTTATATTCCTATTGGGTGAGTGACagtaacatttaacaaaatgactGTCACTATATAATTTCTATCCTGAAATGGTGTTAAAAACTGAAAACTaaattcttagagctttccaacgatatatagtttgttaGGATAAGTGTAAGTTTACATTGagaaattattgttttaaatacgtAATGCCAAACGTCCCACCTGTGGGACAGTAACAGTTAAAGGGCAAAATATTGACTCagttaaaaataatgattaaacCAAACGTTGATGCTCTTCAtatcatcattagattataaaaCTGTAGCCCGGATTTTACAAACCTTGTTACAAATTACCCAAAGTCAATCTGCTATTTATATAACACATATAAATAGTGCTACATCAggtccaggggcctcatttataaaatgctgcctAAAAACCATGCTatatttgatcttacgatcatttatcaaaaatgcgtttgtgtgattcataaaccgaacgtagGCGCAGAAAACGCGTGTTcccctttcaaatctataaatcgccAATGAACTTGAAATTATCcgcagccgagcagtttcagatctccgcctttaaacgatgcatAATTAATGTCATAGATATATAAAAGAGCGCTcgtcaatgtttaaaccaatttcgagcagcaagaatggcttatatttccaaaaacctgcagcaatcagacaagcaaaagtgcgtacgtttttataaatatggactttgaggtggatttttgcgtacgcatactttacgatcaaatctgtgcgtacgcacgctttataaatgaggcccctgaacCTTATCTATTAAGCGGCACATGTTGACTACAATATTTTCATCTCCACAGGTAATAACAAGCTCGGTGGACAGGACTTCACCCAGCGTCTGCTGCAGTACGCAATAGACCGAGTGCGGCAGCAATACGGTGTCGCCCCCACGCTCAAAGAGGACATCCACCAACTCCGACAGGCCGTGGAGGCCGCCAAGCTCAACCTTACCCAGCAGTCTCACGTTTTCCTTAAAATTCCTCTTCACCTGCAGACAACGGGTGCGAACGGAGAGCAGGAGGAGAAAGTCCTGTTTCAGGAGAAGTTGACTCGGGAACTTTTTGAGGATCTAAATGCAGATCTCTTCCAGAAGATCCTGGCACCCATTCAGACTGTGCTTTTAGAGGGCCATTTAGAGAAAGAGGAGGTGGATGAGATCGTTTTAGTGGGAGGGTCTACAAGGATCCCTCGCATTAGACAGATTATAAAGCAGTACTTCGGGAAGGAACCAAACACTTCTGTAGACCCCGATCTGGCTGTAGTGACCGGGGTGGCCATTCAGGCGGGCATCATGGGCGGCTCTTGGCCTTTACAGGTCAGCGCTATTGAAATTCCAAACAGGCATCTTCGCAAAACGAACTTTAGCTGATGAAGAGACTAAAACTTTGTTAGACCTGACTGCTCTGTGCCAAACCAAAACCTGGATAAATGACAAATGTTTATCCAGACGGTTTTATGTCTTTTTCTCTTCAAATGCTATAGCTTTGCAACAAATAACTTGAGCTTTATCTGAAGCATTTGTACTTGAAATATGGACTGAATGGCCAACATTATCTTGACAACtgattctgtttttattttattcagtcCATTATCAATAGACTTGAGAATTTTGTCTCCTGTTATCCTGAGCAAATGTCTGCTTGGGACCTTGCCACAACTGATAATAACTGTGCAATAACCCTTTTCCAACTGGTTTTGGCAGATTTATGGACCTTGTTTTCAGGAAACAGCTGTTTGTACGTAACTGTGACTAATCATTCcgctcttttatttatttatttatttgccaaAGTTagctagttttttttttttttatgaagcTATGCttgtgcatttttagcattgCCACATTTTGGtcaatgtaaacaatatatttgTGGTGTAAACGGTTATAAAAACTGCCAGCTGtttaatacaaaaatgtacgagcATAATTACTTTTTAGTTTACTCATGAAAGGAGAGATTTAATATTCAAGCTAAAGGTTTTTGAGAATATGACTTAAAATAtattcatataaatatatatattgtataatgTATATGTTTTATAAAGGAAAGTGTAATGAAAGCACATGGACCAACCTGAAAAAGTTATTGTACTGTATATAGTATATTGTAATGTACCTATAGAGCTGAGATAAGGATTAAACGGTGTCAGACACGATCAGACTAATGCGCTTTACATTTTGTAGTAACAGAGGAGTTTAGTGTCAGTATATTGAAGTTTGCAGTCGCAATTACGTTTGTCAATGTGTTGTGAATTCATTTCCAGACTTTGTACGCAAATGCATGCTGGACTTaactaaaaagaaaaagaatctATTTTTGTACAGTCCTGTTGCATTTCATTTGTCGTCTAGGTTGTAtttctttgcattaaaaatgtaagtacttAATTGTGCTTGGTTTTCATTTCTGTTGTaacacaaagaaaaacaaagactGTAAAACCTGCAGTTTTTATTGATTAACCCCTGAAACACATCAATACAAAAAACTATCATTTAACCTTTGTCCTCTGACGCCACAATCCACTGTAAACAATGTCACGTCTTACATTTACAATATGAATGGAGGGGTCATGATCTTGTGGGAAGCCCTCTACAAGgtatttaatacattaaatgccatttaataaacaaaaggcttagtaggaaaaaaaaaca from Paramisgurnus dabryanus chromosome 8, PD_genome_1.1, whole genome shotgun sequence includes:
- the hspa13 gene encoding heat shock 70 kDa protein 13; amino-acid sequence: MAGEMSIIGSVILALFLAGYLGQQYLPPPKPRVIGLDLGTTFCSVGVFHPGTGEVEVIADDKGRRSIPSVVSFTTAGVFSGHEGQELSDINPQNTIYDGKRFIGKIFDRDTLERESARYPFKVVFNNGSAEFLVSTNGTFTVTPEFIGSRLLLKMRKMAEKQLGVIIEKAVISVPAEFDERQRNYTIRAAKLAGLDILRVINEPTAAAMAYGLHKAEVFNVLVVDLGGGTLDVSLLNKQGGMFLTRAMAGNNKLGGQDFTQRLLQYAIDRVRQQYGVAPTLKEDIHQLRQAVEAAKLNLTQQSHVFLKIPLHLQTTGANGEQEEKVLFQEKLTRELFEDLNADLFQKILAPIQTVLLEGHLEKEEVDEIVLVGGSTRIPRIRQIIKQYFGKEPNTSVDPDLAVVTGVAIQAGIMGGSWPLQVSAIEIPNRHLRKTNFS